The nucleotide window CATCACGCTGAATATATCTGCCGTGTCTGACCGCCATTCGGTCACGAAGCTTGGGCTCACGGATTTTAATTACCCTTATTGTATCCATTGTATTCAAAATTGACTCTAAACGCTCAATTTGGTCATCATCTTTCGCAAGGATCAACAGACCACGTCTACCTTCATCGACTCCATTGATCGTAACAATGTTGATTGACAGCATACCAAGCAAAGAGGATATATCACCTAGCAGTCCTGGACGGTTAATCACTATTTCATATTCCAAGTACCATTCTTTCTTTTCCATCATTCTCCTCCTCTGCTATAAGGTCACTTGATTGCGACACATTTTGACATCAAATATCTAGCTACTATATTATATGATTTTCAAGGAAGATGAAAGGAAAAACAAGCCAGAAGATAAAAGTAAAAGAATGCAATGCTTATATGTCTACTTCAAAGGCGGAACAATAAAAAAAGAGAGGAATCTGCAGTCCCCCTCTCAAAACTTACTTATTATTGAGTGCCATTGTTCTGTACAAGTTTAACCATCATTGTAGCGATGGCGTGCTGTTCGTCAGGGCTTGCAACTGACCAAAGGTCTGAAAGGACTCTTTCCTGCTCATTTTTAGGGTCGACGTTCTTAGCAAGATAATCCCCGATTTGGTAGGCAAGGTCCCCCATAACTTCTTTATTCATTCCCTGGTCCTGCGCCTGATGAAGGCGGTCTCCCAAGAAATCCTTCCACTGATTCCAATTATCCAATACGGACATATTGACAACCTCCTTGTCTAAAATAGTACAAGGTTATTTTGCATTCGTACGACAATTATTATTCATTACAATACATGTTTTAAAAATTGTCACATGTCCTTCACGTAAGCCAACCACCATTCACCGCGAGTACCTGCCCGGTTATATATGATGAATTCTCAGATAACAGAAACTCAACACCGCTTGCGACTTCTTCAGCGGATCCTAAGCGGCCTGATGGAATATCCTCGGTAATTGCCTCGATTTCCGCATGGGTGAACCCTTCGACCATAGGGGTTTGAATGGCACCTGGTGCTACGGCATTCACCCTGATATTGGAGCTTGCAAGTTCTTTGCTAAGAGCTTTGGCGAAGGCTATTTGGGCACCTTTCACAGTCGAGTATGCTACTTCAAAGGATGCGCCCGTTTGTCCCCATATCGATGACACGATGACGATACTTCCACTTCCCTTAGCCCTTATTTTTGGAATAAGCTTTTTCGTCAGCAACAGCGGAGTAGTAACGTGTATTTGTATAAGCTCCTCTACATCATTTTCCTCTAAGTCTTCAAGAAGACCATATAGGGCATTACCAGCATTATGCACAATTGCATCAAGTGAAAAAATGTTGGCGGCCAATTCTATGTATCCTGATTTTGCTGCCAGGTTCGCCTTGATTGGTATATACTCACCACCAAAGTGTTCAATCTGGCTTACGAGTTCTTTCATTCCTTTTTCATTCTGGTTAAAGTGAAGGTATAGCGAATAACCTTCAGATGCAAGTTTCATGCAAATCGCCTTGCCAATCGCTCCACTTGCTCCTGTAACGAGCGCGAATTTCTTCATTTTCTTCCTCTCCAAATACATCATTAAATAATGCGCCGATTAGGACCGGCGCACATCTTATTGAATGGTGGGTTAGTTCTTATCCTTTGGCACTACCTGACAAACAGTGAATCGCTCTTCGGCAATCAGCTTGTCAGCCGCCTGTTTGATATCGTCTAGCGTCAGGCTTTCAAGTATCGGAACAACCTCAAATAAATCCATGTCATTAAATGCGTAGCGTGTGAACTGGTTCGCTATATACTCAGGAGAATTGACCGCCCTAAGGAAAGCTCCAATTTTTTTCTTTTTGGTTCTTTCAAGGTTATCATTCGTCAACCCTCGTCCAGCCTTAGCATCCATTAGCATTGATTCAAGCTTACTGGCAAGGACATCAGGTTCGTTTGTATCACCGCCAACCATCGCAAACCCGAAGCCTTGCTCCTCTGTATAATCGTATGAAAAAGTATCATCGATCAATCCGGACCCATACAATTCAGTATAGTTTTCTGAACTCTTGCCGAAGAGGATATCAAGCATGACATTGATTGAAAGCTCTTTCTTCAACATTTCCCTGCCCGATTCAGTAGGGTCTGCAGCTTTGATGCCAACCAGGCACTTGGATGTCTGGACATTCATTTTCAGGACCTGTTTCTTTTCAGCAACCCCTGCCTGCTCCACATCAAATCTCCGTTTGATTTCTGGCTGATTCTTGTATTCCTTCTTCCCCTGGTTTTCTTTTATCAAGCCCATGATTTCCTGAGGATTAACTGGGCCCACTAAGAACAGTAGCATATTGCTTGGGTGGTAAAATGTTTCATAGCATTCATACAGCATGTCTTTCGTAATATGAGAAATCGATTCGATCGTACCTGCGATATCAATACTAACCGGATGGTTCTTATACATATTCTGGATCAGGCCAAAATACAGTCTCCAATCAGGATTGTCATCATACATCGTAATCTCCTGCCCGATGATTCCCTTTTCCTTTTCAACTGTCTTTTCTGTAAAATATGGTTCCTGAACAAAGTCAATCAGGGTCTTCAGGTTTTTCTCCACTGATGATGTACTGGAGAATAAATAAGCTGTTCTAGTGAAAGAAGTAAACGCGTTCGCAGAAGCACCCTGCTTGCTGAACTGCTGGAACACGTCCCCATCTTCCTTTTCGAATAATTTGTGCTCAAGGAAGTGTGCGATGCCATCAGGTACCTTTACATAATCATCCTTTCCAGGCGGAAGGAAGTGATTATCGATCGACCCGTATTTAGTTGTAAAAGTAGCATATGTTTTATTGAAGCCTTTTTTCGGAAGGATGTATACATCAAGTCCGTTACTCAGCTTTTCGTAGTACATTTCTTCCTGAAGCTGTTCAAAAGTGATTTTCTCCATTATTTGTCCGCCTCCAATCCAGTTAAGAAGTAGACCGTGTCTAGCTGCACCTTTTTGGCTACATCAACAATCTCTTCTTTTGTGGTTTTACTCATGCCCTGAAGCCAATCATCGAGGCTGACATTTTGACGGGATACGACATTATGATAAAGGACCTCGACCATCCCTCTTGAGGTATCCATTGTTTCAAGCATTTGGTTTTCAATCACTGCTTTTGTCTGTTCGATTTCCTGATCTGTAAATTCGCCAGCTTTCATTGCTTCCATTTGTTCACGAATAATTTTTACAGCAAGCTCGAAATTTTCAAATTCAATGCCTGACATAACCATCATCAAACCTTTATGGCTTTCAAGGCGGCTTGCGACATAATAGGCAAGACTATTTTTCTCACGGACATTTAAGAACAGCTTGGAATGAGAAAATCCACCGAAAATCCCGTTGAAGACCTGAAGAGCATAATAATCTTCATCACCATAATGCACATTTGTTCTATAGCCGATATTCAGCTTGCCTTGCTTGACATCCTCCTGATCCTTGACAGTTTTCTCTTCGACTTGAGCACCATCAGCAAGCTTGACAAGTTTCGGTGTGCGGTCGTCAAATTGCAGAAGCTCTTGGGCAATCGCCTGGACTTCTGTCTCATCAACATCTCCAATAATGAACAGATCAAGCTCATCTTCTTTAAAGGCCTTTTTATAGTAATCATAAAGATTCTTCTCATCGATTTGCTGAATGTCGTCAATCTCACCATTAACATGGAGTGCATAGGGTTCATCCTTGCACATTTCCTGAATAAGCCTGAAATTGGAGTATCTCATTTTATCATCATATACAGCCTGGATTCGCTGCTTTAATGTTCGTTTTTCTTTTTCGACAGTTTCTTTGTCAAATGCTTCATTGTCTGCAAGCGGATTCACCAGAATCTCCGCCATCAATTGCAATCCTTTTTTCAGCAAAGGATCCGGGTCAGACAGGAACTTTTCATTGGCTATCTCCAGAGAAAAACTGAGGACCTGATATTCCCCCTTTTTTGAGACATCTACAAATAAATTAGCTCCATAAAGCTCATCAAGGTACGATCGAAACTTTGAAGTCGTTGGGTAAGCCTTGGAACTGCTTTGCAGCACATACGGAAGCAGCGCCCGTTTGGTTACATCTTCACTTGTAAGCGGTGCTTTCATTTTCCAAACAATTGTGTTCGTCTTAAATTTTTCGGTTTTAACAATATGGAGCTTGTAGCCTTTCATATCCGTGATACTTTCTGAAATGACAGCCATTGAAATCCTCCTTTATTTATAACAACAGGAATTGCTTACATTCATTTTCTTCACATCATTGATGAAAATAAAACATTCTTCTTTGATATGTATACGTTGTGAAGTCTATATTTAATATTCCAATAAATATACTCTAACTATACCTTTGACATTCAGGCTAATTCAAGGAATTGGCAGAGAATACGGCAAAAGCTTCCCAAATAGGAAGCTTTTATTGCTTTGATGCGGCTATTTCTTCTGAGGCTTTTGTATAGTAATAGGTATATCCTGATTCAAGTTTCACCTGATTTTTTCCGTTTGCCTTTGCGATATATAAAAGCTGGTCAGTATAACCGAGAAGCTTATCTGGTAACATTTCACCTTTTGAAGCAGCAATCCCAAAGCTCATAGTGACACGGATGCACTCTTTGCTGAATTTCTCAGATGATAACCTTCCGTATAAGTCATTGAAAAAGTTAATTTGCCTGGTTTCCTCGATGGCTGGCAATAGAAAAGTGAACTCTTCACCACCATAACGGAAAGCCTGTGCATCGTAATCATCAGCCAGATCCCGAAAAATTGCTCCTAGTTTCTTTAATATCTCGTCTCCAGTCAAATGGCCAAACTGATCATTGATTTGCTTAAAGTGATCAATATCTCCCATTACAAGCAAGAAATTTTGCCGAGTGCTCGTCATAATCCTTAGTTGTTCCTGGAAATGCCGATGATTGTATAAGCCTGTTAAATAATCCGTGAACATTAATTCATGAAAAATTTCCTTCTGTTTCAGATGCTTCCTTTCCCGAATGACGATTAAAGACCCGAAAACACCGATAATCCATATGAAAACGAGATTTAAAATGAAGACAAACGTTGTATTAAAATCGAATTGCGCCTGTACAGCAAAAATAATTGAGTACCCTGCCGTCAAAGAAATCGATGATATAATTGCCCCTTTTGTCCTCCAGTAAATGGTTGCATGCATGACAACCAAATAGGCAATCGGAAAAAGCGGCGACATCACTCCATTCGTTAAGGCAAGAAGCCACAACAGGGCAATATAATCAAATACAATTCCGGCTTTCGTAAGTAAATTAAAATACTCATTTCCCGCCGGCATTTTACTCAAAGCAAACTGAGTCACGGCCATGTAGATAAACCCAATCGCCAACAAGAAGAGAAATGTTTCTTTAGCGAAATTTAGCTTGTCCGCCAGAGGGGGGAAATAAAATAGCATAATCCCTACCAACAAGAATATCCAGCGTAAATAAGAAAAGATTTTTTCCGTTTCACGATCATCCATATATAATGATAGTTTCATATGCATGCCCTCTTGACGATATTATTTTTAGCAAACTTTTCCTTTATATTAACACATATGGGAGATTTATTCTAAAAGGAATGTACATATTGATCGAATATTTTATTAATGAATGATATAAAGAGTGACGAAATAAAAGAGGCACCCTGAACAGGTACCTCTTTTTGCAGTATAAGAGTTAGCGTTTTCCACTATCAAATGTTTCTCCAACAGCCTTTGGTGCTTGAGATGACTTGGAGAATATGACTAGTGCAATTAGCGTCACTACATATGGGAAAATCTTCAGTAAGATCGGTGGAATAACGGCCAACTCAGGAATTACTTGAGAGACGTTTGCAATCGTACTGGCAAATCCGAAGAACAATGTCGCTGCCAGCACACCTAGCGGTTTCCACTGACCAAAAATCAGGGAAGCCAGTGCAAGGAAGCCCAGACCTGCAACGGTTCCTGTAAATTCACCTGATTGCGTAACAATAATCAAGGCTCCACCCAAGCCAGCGAAAGCTCCAGAGATCAGAACACCGCTGTAACGGACTTTCCTGACATTGATTCCTGCTGCTTCAGCAGCTTGTGGGAATTCCCCACAAGATCTTAAACGAAGCCCAAACCTTGTTTTATATAGAACGAATGAACTTACGAAAAGAATGACTAAAACCAACCATGTTGTTGGAAATGTCTTTGTGAAAAATAGATTTCCGATTACAGGTATATCAGAAAGGAACGGGACATCCCACGGTGAAAAACCACTTGAGATTCTTATGTTCCCACTTCCAGTGATATTGCGTGCAAGAAACACGGTTAAAGCAGTGGCAATCATATTGATTGCCGTACCACTGATGATTTGGTTTGCATTCAGATTAATGCTCGCAAACGCATGCAAGATGGAAAATAGTATACCAGCAAGTACAGCAGCCAGCAATCCAAGCCAGAGTACCAATGTGTGGTTGTCCAGTACGTCGCTCAGGTAATGGATGGACAGAGCACCTGAGAAGGCACCAATGACCATTAATCCCTCGAGGGCAATATTGACAATACCACTTCTTTCACTAAAAAGTCCGCCTAATGCCGTTATTAGAAGAGGAATTGTAAAGATAATCGCGTAAGGAAAAATTTGTTCTATTATTGACCACATCTTATGAATCTCCCTTCTCGACTACAGCACCACTTTTATCTTCTTTGTTTGATTTTCTCGTCTTGAATTTGTTCAGCAGACGTTCAATCATGACACTTGTTGCAGCAAAATAAATGATGATCGCGATAATGGTATTTGCCAATTCAGGAGGTATTTCAGTCATTGCATTCATGAACCCAGTACCTGAGTATAAAATCCCGAACAGCACTGCTGCGAAGAATACACCTACAGGATGATTAGCTCCAAGAAGAGCTACCGCGATTCCATCGTAACCCTGTGCAGGCAGAATACCAATTTGAATGCTCGAAGCATTTCCTGTATACAATGCTACACCGCCGACTCCAGCAAGTGCACCAGAAATCAACATGGATAATATGATGTTACGGTTAACTTTCATACCTGCATACTCTGCAGCGAATCTGTTAAACCCAACTGCCTTCAACTCAAATCCAAGGGTTGTCTTTTCAATGATGAAAGCAATAATGATTACTGCAATAACGGCAAGAAACAGACCTAAGTTAATATAAGACCCATCAAACATCTCTGTAAGGAATGGGGTTCTCAAAGTATCTGATTCTGACAATTTCTTAGACTCTGTCTCAAGGAATTCTCCCCTTGAAATATCCCGGTACTATATAGTAGATTGTCCAGTAGGCAATCCAGTTCATCATGATTGTCGAAACAACCTCATGAACATTGAACTTGGCTTTAAGCAAACCGGGAATGAACGCCCATAAGGCACCGGCGACAAGGCCTGCAAAGATCATAACCATAAGAAGGATAGGCCTGGATAAATCGAAAGTCAAAGCCACTGCTGTCGCAGCAAGGCCACCAACAAGCATTTGTCCTGATGCACCGATGTTGAAAAGACCTGTGCGGAAAGCAAAAGCGACAGACAAACCAGTGAATATAAGCGGAGTTGCTGTTGCTAAAGTATTACCGATACGCTCTAGGTTTTTCAATGCTCCTTGAAGCAAATAGGAATAGCCTTCAATTGGGTTGCTGCCGATGAACAGCATCAATATCCCCCCCGGCTACCAGACCTAGAATAATGGATATTAAAGATACGATGGTATTTCTCATATGCTTCTCTCCTTAGCCACGCCTGCCATCATAAGACCTACTTCATTTTCATTTGTTTCCGCAGCGTTTACCTCGCCTACAAGCTCACCATTATTTACGATAGCGATCCGGTCTGAGAGCTGCAGCACCTCGTCTAATTCCAAGGAAATCAACAATACTGCGTTTCCTTTGTCACGGTGCTCAATAATTCTTCTATGAATGTATTCAATGGAACCAACATCCAAGCCACGAGTCGGCTGGACAGCAATCAAAAGCTTTGGATCGAGTTCAAGCTCTCTGCCAATGATTGCTTTCTGTTGATTTCCACCAGAAAGAGTTCTGGCAATGGAAGCAGCACCTTCACCTGATCGCACATCGAAGTTTTCGATGATATTTTGAGCATACGCTTTCATAGCTGCAACATTTAATAATCCGCGCTTTGAGAAAGGCTGTTTGTTATAAATTTGCAGCACCATATTCGATACAAGTGAGTAATCCAAAACAAGACCACGCTTTTGCCTGTCTTCTGGAATATGGCTAATTCCTTTTTCATTCCTTTGGCGGACTGGAAGGTTTGTAATTTCTTCACCACTTATTAGAATCGTTCCAGACTCAGCTTTTCTTAAGCCAGTGATTGCTTCAATAAGCTCTGTCTGACCATTGCCTTCAACTCCAGCCACACCGACTATTTCTCCAGCTCGGACTTCTAATGAAAAATCCTTCAATCCCATAACTTTTCTATTATTTTTTACTGATAAAGAATCTATTTTAAGTACCACTTCACCAGGAGTACTTTCTTTCTTATCCACTTTGAAAGAGACATGACGTCCGACCATCATTTCGGCAAGACTAGCCTCACTGGATTCTGCCACATTGACAGTCCCAATTCCTTTTCCGCGGCGAATGACTGTACAACGGTCCGCAACGGCCTTAATTTCTTTTAATTTATGAGTGATTATAATAATAGACTTGCCTTCATTAATAAGGTTACGCATGATTTTCATCAATTCATCGATTTCTGCTGGTGTAAGGACAGCTGTTGGCTCATCCAAAATCAGAACATCTGCTTCGCGATAAAGCATCTTCAAAATTTCTACCCTTTGCTGCATACCTACTGAAATATCTTCGATTTTCGCATGAGGATCTACATTCAAACCATAATGCTTTGATAATTCTTCAATTTTTTTTGCAGCTTTATCAATATCAAGTACCATGCCCTTAAGCGGCTCACTGCCCAGGATGATATTTTCTGTAACAGTAAAGTTTTCAACCAGCTTAAAATGTTGGTGAACCATCCCAATCCCTAAACGGTTTGCAACATTAGGGTTAGTAATTTTCACTTCTTCGCCATTTACTTTTACTAAGCCTCTTTCAGGCTGATACATACCGAACAGAACGCCCATCAGGGTAGACTTTCCTGCACCGTTTTCACCTAGTAGTGCATGTATTTCCCCTTTTTTTAAGCGTAAGGGTTACATTATCGTTGGCTACGATACCCGGAAACTCTTTACGGATATTCAACATCTCAACTACATAACTCATAGTAGCACTCACCTTTATATTAGACTCTATACCTATTAAGAATAGCGTAAGCGCCTTGGTCAGCTTCCAAGAACAGGCCGGAATACCACGAGGAAGTGCTGAAACAAATCCTTTTGAAGGCCGATCTTTTAGAAGCCAGGCTCTGGAGCTGTACATTTCTAAAAGGAAAATAGTTAATCGATAATTTCAAATATTTTCCGTTTTGAGTTTGATAGACAAAAGAGACGGAAAAGACCGTCTCTTTTGCACTTTTTTACTTGAATAAATCTCCTTGTTCACCAGAGACCTTGATTTCTTCTGATTTAACTTTTTCGTATACTTCCTTTACCTTACCCATTGTTTCTTCGCTTAGGTTAGGGTTCTTCTCAGGAAGACCAATTCCATCGTTCTTAGCATCGAAAGTCAATGTTTTTCCGCCTGGGAAATCGCCATCAATCTCAGCTTGCACCATGTCGAATGCTACCTGGTCAAGCTTCTTCATTGCTGAAGTAAGGATAACTGACTTGTCACCATCGTACTTACCATCTTCAAACTGGTCAACGTCAACACCCACGATCCAGACGTTATCTCCAGCCTTTGCACGGTTCTTAGCTTCGTTGATCGCTCCAACACCAACACCACCTGCAGCAGTGAAGATGACGTCTACGCCACGGTCATAGAATTGAGCTGCGATTTGTCCGCCAGCAGCCGCGTTGTCGAATGAACCTTGATATACAACGTTCTCAGCTTTCATTGTTACATTAGTGTCAAGATTTTCATTTGCATACTTAAGTCCTTGCTGGAATCCCCAGTTGAACTTTTGTACTGCTGGAATTTCCATTCCACCGATGAAACCAGCTTCGCCTTCCTTCAATTCAACCGCTGCAGCGACACCTGCTAGGAAACCAGACTCATGCTCAGCGAAGAATACTGCAACAGTGTTGTCTTTCACAACTGGATTGTAGTCTCCATTGTGTGGGTTCCCGTCAATGATGACGAATTTAGCATCTTCATATTTATCTTGGGCTTGGAAAACTGCTGTTTCGAATTTAAAGCCCGGTGTAATGATAAACTTATATTCTGCATCATATAAGTTGCCGATTTCTTTTAAGTATTCAGCTTCAGTTGTTCCAGCTGGCTTAAGGTACTTTGTCTTTACGCCAAGATCTTCCTCAGCCATCAGGATTCCTTCCCAAGTGCCCTGGTTGAAAGATTTGTCATCAATCGTACCTGCGTCAGTAACCATACCAACTCTTAAGTCTGACTCCTTGCCCTTAGAACTGTCGCCTTCGTCGCTTCCGCAACCTGCCAACATTGTACCTGCTGCTAAAAGCAATGACATTACCAAACCAAATTTACGCTTTTTCAAGGTTTGTACCCCCCAGAGAATGTTTGTGATTTCGCAGGAATGTTCTGAAAAACCAATCAGTTAGCGTTTTCATTTCCTTAAAAAAATTAAATTCTTCTTCTAAGGACATGAAAACTGAACTTGTCGGCTTTAAAGTAATTGACCGAATAAAGAATTGGAACATCGTTATCGTCGAAATGCATCTGCTTCAACACGAGCAGTGCTGTTTCCGGATCGCATTCAAGGATGGGTGAAATCTTCTCATGATAGCCTATTGGCTCGATTTGGGCTACTGCATATGTCACCTTTCGGTTTGATTTCACCTCAAGAAGATGAAGCAATGACTCATCCTCAAAAGAGTAATCTTCCGTCAGGATGCTTGCCGGGATCTTATCCAGACAATAGACAACAGGTTCACCATTTGCAGTTCTGACCCTTTCGACGAGTGTGATTTCATCATCAAGCGAGCATGAAAAACGACGAATATCTTCTTCGGTTGGCCCAGTAGTCGTTGAGTTTAAGAAGATTGTTCCAGGCTTCATTCCTGCCTGCTCAATCATGCCCGTCACGCTGTTAAGCTGTTCAATACCTGATTCAAACAATGGTTTGGCATTGACAAAGGTTCCTACACCATGCCTGCGAACGATGACGTTTTCTTCTTCAAGGATTCGCAATGCTTCGCGGAGAGTCGCTCTGCTAACTCCAAGTTGTTTGGCAAGATCGAATTCTGAAGGTAATTTCTCTCTCTCTTTATATATACCTTTTTGAATATCTTGCTTCAGGTGATCGATTACTTGTAAATACAGGTGCCGGTTATCTGACTTGATCGACATGAGGCTTTCCTCCAACCTTTGCTCAAGACATCAGACATCTGATGTATAGCATTCCTACTAATCGAAAATACTATAACACTTTTTCTGATATAAATAAATAGTGTTTCAACAATTTGTCGAAAAAAGCTAGAATAACCAAAATTGTCACATTTTCCGGGACAAATATCCTATTCTTTTGATACAATAGTATTTTGTAAGCGGTTTTAATAGTATGACATTTATAGATCTCATATAGTATATACGTCCTGTATTAAAAGCAAAAGCCGGATGTGAGCATCCGGCTTTTGTCTCTATTAAACCTATGATTTTATGCCTCTTCTGACTTACCCACTAGTACGTTCCTTGGTTTGCTTCCCTCGTAAGGACCTACAACTCCACGGAGCTCCATTTCATCAATCAGCCTTGCCGCTCGTGAATATCCGATTCTGAATCTCCTTTGCAGCATGGATACTGAAGCTGTTTGCATTTCTACCACAAGGTCTACAGCATCACCGTACAATTCATCGTCTACCTCTGATGTGTTCTCAGGTACATCTTCAGGGATCATTTCATCCTGATATTGTGCCTTTTGCTGACCAATGACGAAGTTTACAACTTCTTCAACCTCTTCATCAGATAAGAAAGCTCCCTGCACCCTGACAGGCTTGGATGCACCAACCGGCAGGAACAGCATATCTCCTCTTCCTAGCAGCTTTTCGGCGCCGCCCATATCAAGAATCGTCCGTGAGTCAGTCATCGATGAAACTGCAAATGCAATTCTTGACGGAATATTTGCTTTAATCACCCCTGTAATGACATCGA belongs to Mesobacillus subterraneus and includes:
- a CDS encoding DUF3243 domain-containing protein, whose amino-acid sequence is MSVLDNWNQWKDFLGDRLHQAQDQGMNKEVMGDLAYQIGDYLAKNVDPKNEQERVLSDLWSVASPDEQHAIATMMVKLVQNNGTQ
- the ymfI gene encoding elongation factor P 5-aminopentanone reductase, with the translated sequence MKKFALVTGASGAIGKAICMKLASEGYSLYLHFNQNEKGMKELVSQIEHFGGEYIPIKANLAAKSGYIELAANIFSLDAIVHNAGNALYGLLEDLEENDVEELIQIHVTTPLLLTKKLIPKIRAKGSGSIVIVSSIWGQTGASFEVAYSTVKGAQIAFAKALSKELASSNIRVNAVAPGAIQTPMVEGFTHAEIEAITEDIPSGRLGSAEEVASGVEFLLSENSSYITGQVLAVNGGWLT
- the yfmH gene encoding EF-P 5-aminopentanol modification-associated protein YfmH, whose amino-acid sequence is MEKITFEQLQEEMYYEKLSNGLDVYILPKKGFNKTYATFTTKYGSIDNHFLPPGKDDYVKVPDGIAHFLEHKLFEKEDGDVFQQFSKQGASANAFTSFTRTAYLFSSTSSVEKNLKTLIDFVQEPYFTEKTVEKEKGIIGQEITMYDDNPDWRLYFGLIQNMYKNHPVSIDIAGTIESISHITKDMLYECYETFYHPSNMLLFLVGPVNPQEIMGLIKENQGKKEYKNQPEIKRRFDVEQAGVAEKKQVLKMNVQTSKCLVGIKAADPTESGREMLKKELSINVMLDILFGKSSENYTELYGSGLIDDTFSYDYTEEQGFGFAMVGGDTNEPDVLASKLESMLMDAKAGRGLTNDNLERTKKKKIGAFLRAVNSPEYIANQFTRYAFNDMDLFEVVPILESLTLDDIKQAADKLIAEERFTVCQVVPKDKN
- the yfmF gene encoding EF-P 5-aminopentanol modification-associated protein YfmF encodes the protein MAVISESITDMKGYKLHIVKTEKFKTNTIVWKMKAPLTSEDVTKRALLPYVLQSSSKAYPTTSKFRSYLDELYGANLFVDVSKKGEYQVLSFSLEIANEKFLSDPDPLLKKGLQLMAEILVNPLADNEAFDKETVEKEKRTLKQRIQAVYDDKMRYSNFRLIQEMCKDEPYALHVNGEIDDIQQIDEKNLYDYYKKAFKEDELDLFIIGDVDETEVQAIAQELLQFDDRTPKLVKLADGAQVEEKTVKDQEDVKQGKLNIGYRTNVHYGDEDYYALQVFNGIFGGFSHSKLFLNVREKNSLAYYVASRLESHKGLMMVMSGIEFENFELAVKIIREQMEAMKAGEFTDQEIEQTKAVIENQMLETMDTSRGMVEVLYHNVVSRQNVSLDDWLQGMSKTTKEEIVDVAKKVQLDTVYFLTGLEADK
- a CDS encoding sensor domain-containing diguanylate cyclase — protein: MKLSLYMDDRETEKIFSYLRWIFLLVGIMLFYFPPLADKLNFAKETFLFLLAIGFIYMAVTQFALSKMPAGNEYFNLLTKAGIVFDYIALLWLLALTNGVMSPLFPIAYLVVMHATIYWRTKGAIISSISLTAGYSIIFAVQAQFDFNTTFVFILNLVFIWIIGVFGSLIVIRERKHLKQKEIFHELMFTDYLTGLYNHRHFQEQLRIMTSTRQNFLLVMGDIDHFKQINDQFGHLTGDEILKKLGAIFRDLADDYDAQAFRYGGEEFTFLLPAIEETRQINFFNDLYGRLSSEKFSKECIRVTMSFGIAASKGEMLPDKLLGYTDQLLYIAKANGKNQVKLESGYTYYYTKASEEIAASKQ
- a CDS encoding ABC transporter permease — protein: MWSIIEQIFPYAIIFTIPLLITALGGLFSERSGIVNIALEGLMVIGAFSGALSIHYLSDVLDNHTLVLWLGLLAAVLAGILFSILHAFASINLNANQIISGTAINMIATALTVFLARNITGSGNIRISSGFSPWDVPFLSDIPVIGNLFFTKTFPTTWLVLVILFVSSFVLYKTRFGLRLRSCGEFPQAAEAAGINVRKVRYSGVLISGAFAGLGGALIIVTQSGEFTGTVAGLGFLALASLIFGQWKPLGVLAATLFFGFASTIANVSQVIPELAVIPPILLKIFPYVVTLIALVIFSKSSQAPKAVGETFDSGKR
- a CDS encoding ABC transporter permease subunit; protein product: MSESDTLRTPFLTEMFDGSYINLGLFLAVIAVIIIAFIIEKTTLGFELKAVGFNRFAAEYAGMKVNRNIILSMLISGALAGVGGVALYTGNASSIQIGILPAQGYDGIAVALLGANHPVGVFFAAVLFGILYSGTGFMNAMTEIPPELANTIIAIIIYFAATSVMIERLLNKFKTRKSNKEDKSGAVVEKGDS
- a CDS encoding ABC transporter permease, with translation MLFIGSNPIEGYSYLLQGALKNLERIGNTLATATPLIFTGLSVAFAFRTGLFNIGASGQMLVGGLAATAVALTFDLSRPILLMVMIFAGLVAGALWAFIPGLLKAKFNVHEVVSTIMMNWIAYWTIYYIVPGYFKGRIP
- a CDS encoding BMP family lipoprotein; the encoded protein is MKKRKFGLVMSLLLAAGTMLAGCGSDEGDSSKGKESDLRVGMVTDAGTIDDKSFNQGTWEGILMAEEDLGVKTKYLKPAGTTEAEYLKEIGNLYDAEYKFIITPGFKFETAVFQAQDKYEDAKFVIIDGNPHNGDYNPVVKDNTVAVFFAEHESGFLAGVAAAVELKEGEAGFIGGMEIPAVQKFNWGFQQGLKYANENLDTNVTMKAENVVYQGSFDNAAAGGQIAAQFYDRGVDVIFTAAGGVGVGAINEAKNRAKAGDNVWIVGVDVDQFEDGKYDGDKSVILTSAMKKLDQVAFDMVQAEIDGDFPGGKTLTFDAKNDGIGLPEKNPNLSEETMGKVKEVYEKVKSEEIKVSGEQGDLFK
- a CDS encoding GntR family transcriptional regulator — translated: MSIKSDNRHLYLQVIDHLKQDIQKGIYKEREKLPSEFDLAKQLGVSRATLREALRILEEENVIVRRHGVGTFVNAKPLFESGIEQLNSVTGMIEQAGMKPGTIFLNSTTTGPTEEDIRRFSCSLDDEITLVERVRTANGEPVVYCLDKIPASILTEDYSFEDESLLHLLEVKSNRKVTYAVAQIEPIGYHEKISPILECDPETALLVLKQMHFDDNDVPILYSVNYFKADKFSFHVLRRRI